One genomic region from Argentina anserina chromosome 2, drPotAnse1.1, whole genome shotgun sequence encodes:
- the LOC126784544 gene encoding uncharacterized protein LOC126784544 isoform X1, which translates to MDRKAMVVERVYRKNIRPQPPQAKKGEGGIVGDMVEVFDTKCWKVVKVAKNNRVNIRFLGSIQSKEFDECNLRIRQAWDQNKWSMTEKVQKKNKIRYRSSDSKGQLEASCEEPYSKESKISCKRRKSNIYVGGPSMVNRWLYIQVDKTSTNNSSTDQPDPKMKKVTSYGMHKSFESTKYTDDSYQCSVASCSFNKLSDSQNESSAELGEDVGDISEAESSFPSLSGKKLSAPLLEPDLLDADIHQLELQAYKSTLQVLYASGPLSWEQESLLTNLRLSLHITNEEHLQHLRHLLSS; encoded by the exons ATGGACCGCAAAGCGATGGTGGTGGAGAGGGTGTACAGAAAGAACATTAGGCCTCAGCCTCCACAAGCAAAGAAAGGGGAGGGAGGGATTGTTGGTGATATGGTTGAAGTGTTTGATACAAAGTGTTGGAAGGTAGTCAAGGTGGCGAAGAACAATCGAGTAAATATTAGATTTCTTGGATCCATTCAGTCTAAGGAATTTGATGAATGTAACCTGAGGATCAGGCAAGCTTGGGATCAGAACAAGTGGTCAATGACAGAGAAG gttcaaaagaaaaacaagattCGTTATAGATCGAGTGACTCAAAAGGTCAACTAGAGGCAAGTTGTGAAGAACCTTACTCCAAAGAGAGCAAAATCAGCTGCaagagaagaaaatcaaaCATTTATGTGGGAGGGCCATCAATGGTTAATCGTTGGTTGTATATACAGGTAGATAAAACATCAACGAACAACTCTAGTACTGATCAGCCAGATCCAAAGATGAAAAAAGTAACAAGCTATGGGATGCATAAATCTTTTGAGTCTACTAAGTACACTGATGATAGTTACCAATGTTCAGTGGCTAGTTGTAGTTTCAACAAGCTTTCGGACAGTCAAAATGAGAGTTCAGCGGAACTTGGAGAAGATGTTGGTGATATTTCCGAGGCAGAGTCATCATTTCCATCTTTGTCTGGGAAAAAACTCTCAGCGCCATTATTAGAGCCTGATTTGCTTGATGCAGACATCCACCAGTTAGAGCTTCAAGCATACAAGTCGACTTTGCAGGTGCTCTATGCTTCAGGTCCCTTGAGTTGGGAGCAGGAATCCCTCCTAACGAATCTTCGTCTGTCCCTTCACATAACAAATGAGGAACATTTGCAGCATTTGAGGCACCTCTTATCTTCTTAG
- the LOC126784544 gene encoding uncharacterized protein LOC126784544 isoform X2 → MDRKAMVVERVYRKNIRPQPPQAKKGEGGIVGDMVEVFDTKCWKVVKVAKNNRVNIRFLGSIQSKEFDECNLRIRQAWDQNKWSMTEKVQKKNKIRYRSSDSKGQLEASCEEPYSKESKISCKRRKSNIYVGGPSMVNRWLYIQWLVVVSTSFRTVKMRVQRNLEKMLVIFPRQSHHFHLCLGKNSQRHY, encoded by the exons ATGGACCGCAAAGCGATGGTGGTGGAGAGGGTGTACAGAAAGAACATTAGGCCTCAGCCTCCACAAGCAAAGAAAGGGGAGGGAGGGATTGTTGGTGATATGGTTGAAGTGTTTGATACAAAGTGTTGGAAGGTAGTCAAGGTGGCGAAGAACAATCGAGTAAATATTAGATTTCTTGGATCCATTCAGTCTAAGGAATTTGATGAATGTAACCTGAGGATCAGGCAAGCTTGGGATCAGAACAAGTGGTCAATGACAGAGAAG gttcaaaagaaaaacaagattCGTTATAGATCGAGTGACTCAAAAGGTCAACTAGAGGCAAGTTGTGAAGAACCTTACTCCAAAGAGAGCAAAATCAGCTGCaagagaagaaaatcaaaCATTTATGTGGGAGGGCCATCAATGGTTAATCGTTGGTTGTATATACAG TGGCTAGTTGTAGTTTCAACAAGCTTTCGGACAGTCAAAATGAGAGTTCAGCGGAACTTGGAGAAGATGTTGGTGATATTTCCGAGGCAGAGTCATCATTTCCATCTTTGTCTGGGAAAAAACTCTCAGCGCCATTATTAG
- the LOC126783460 gene encoding guanine nucleotide-binding protein subunit gamma 2, with the protein MASDTASSVDEQQAQLVAATSTDNRGRHRISAELNRLEQELKFLQEELGELEKTENVSTICTELLPYIEGRPDPLLPVTNGPINLIWDQWFEGPQNSQSCSCLIL; encoded by the exons ATGGCGTCTGATACGGCGTCGTCTGTGGACGAACAACAGGCACAGCTTGTCGCTGCTACTTCAACTGACAACAGAGGAAGACATCGGATTTCTGCCGAGCTCAACCGACTGGAACAAGAACTCAAATTCTTGCAG GAAGAGTTGGGAGAGCTTGAGAAAACAGAAAATGTTTCCACCATATGTACGGA ATTGCTACCCTACATCGAAGGCAGGCCGGATCCTCTTCTCCCAGT AACAAATGGGCCTATAAATCTAATATGGGATCAATGGTTTGAAGGACCTCAAAACTCACAAAGTTGCAGTTGCTTGATACTGTGA
- the LOC126783561 gene encoding ammonium transporter 2 member 5-like, producing MELPQGLQFDEASPEWFSKADNAWQLTAATLVGMQSVPGLIILYGSIVKKKWAVNSAFMALYAFAAVLVCWVGWGYRMSFGTELFTFLGRPNVSMDEKYLFTQAFGGKLPNATMIYFQFVFAAITLILIAGALLGRMNFHAWMLFVPLWVTFSYPITAYSIWNPAGWLAKMGLIDYSGGYVIHLSSGVAGFTAAYWVGPRATVDKERFPPNNILLMLAGAGLLWMGWTGFNGGDPYNVSMDASLAVLNTHVCTATSLLTWLVLDIIFFGKPSVIGATQGMITGLVCITPAAGVVQGWAAILMGMMSGSIPWYTMMILHKQIKLLKHVDDTMAVFHTHAVAGSLGGILTGFFSNPKLCRLFYLVPTWEHYIGLAYGFKDGRIKAGMKQMGVQLLGILFVVVVNVVITSLICLLLRVIVPLRMTEDDLKIGDDAVHGEEAYALWGDGEKFDGSKHNSVYDVEDFGVSSKP from the exons ATGGAGCTCCCCCAAGGTCTTCAGTTCGACGAGGCTAGCCCCGAATGGTTTAGCAAGGCCGACAATGCGTGGCAGCTCACGGCTGCCACGCTTGTAGGGATGCAGAGTGTGCCCGGCCTCATAATCTTGTATGGAAGCATAGTCAAGAAGAAGTGGGCTGTCAACTCGGCCTTCATGGCCTTGTATGCCTTTGCAGCCGTTCTGGTCTGTTGGGTAGGTTGGGGCTACCGTATGTCATTCGGCACCGAACTCTTCACTTTCCTCGGACGGCCGAACGTGTCCATGGATGAGAAGTATCTATTTACACAAGCATTTGGCGGGAAATTGCCGAACGCAACcatgatttattttcagttcgTGTTCGCGGCTATCACGTTGATTCTGATTGCTGGGGCGTTGTTGGGAAGGATGAATTTCCATGCATGGATGTTATTTGTGCCACTTTGGGTGACATTTTCGTATCCGATAACTGCTTATAGTATTTGGAATCCGGCTGGATGGTTGGCAAAGATGGGCCTTATAGATTACTCCGGAGGTTATGTCATTCACCTCTCTTCCGGAGTTGCTGGTTTCACTGCGGCTTATTGG GTTGGACCTAGAGCAACTGTTGATAAGGAGAGATTCCCTCCAAACAACATCTTGCTTATGCTGGCCGGAGCTGGATTACTTTGGATGGGATGGACTGGATTCAACGGTGGGGATCCCTACAATGTGAGCATGGACGCATCTTTGGCCGTCCTCAACACCCACGTATGCACTGCTACTAGCTTGCTAACTTGGCTCGTCCTTGACATTATTTTCTTTGGGAAACCCTCTGTGATTGGAGCCACACAGGGTATGATCACTGGCTTAGTTTGCATCACTCCTGCTGCTG GAGTGGTGCAAGGTTGGGCAGCAATCTTGATGGGAATGATGTCTGGAAGCATCCCCTGGTACACAATGATGATTCTCCACAAGCAAATCAAGCTCCTAAAGCATGTCGATGACACGATGGCCGTGTTCCACACCCACGCAGTGGCCGGAAGTCTAGGCGGTATCCTTACCGGTTTCTTTTCCAATCCCAAGTTATGTCGTCTTTTCTATCTAGTTCCCACCTGGGAACACTACATTGGCCTTGCCTATGGCTTCAAAGACGGCCGAATTAAGGCAGGGATGAAGCAAATGGGAGTTCAACTGCTCGGAATTCTGTTTGTGGTTGTCGTAAATGTTGTGATAACAAGCTTAATCTGCTTGTTGTTAAGGGTCATCGTTCCGCTCAGGATGACAGAAGACGACTTGAAAATAGGAGATGACGCAGTTCATGGGGAGGAGGCTTATGCATTGTGGGGAGATGGAGAAAAGTTTGATGGTTCTAAGCACAACTCAGTTTATGACGTGGAGGACTTTGGGGTGTCAAGTAAACCCTAA